From Candidatus Zixiibacteriota bacterium, a single genomic window includes:
- the coaD gene encoding pantetheine-phosphate adenylyltransferase, with translation MTKETDHTKLAIYPGSFDPITFGHLSLVERAAGLFDRLVVAVAASAGKEPFFDHQTRIRLVEQAIADQPYAAVVNVIGFDGLLADLAFRMKAAAIVRGLRAVSDFENEFQMALMNRKLARSVETVFLMPALSWVYLSSTMVKDVAVHGGDVGELVPPTTNQEILKKFPKAKA, from the coding sequence ATGACGAAAGAAACAGACCACACCAAACTGGCCATATATCCCGGATCATTTGACCCGATTACCTTCGGACATCTGTCTCTGGTAGAGCGGGCCGCCGGCCTGTTTGACCGATTAGTCGTGGCGGTGGCTGCCAGCGCAGGCAAAGAGCCTTTTTTTGACCACCAAACACGCATCCGCCTGGTCGAACAGGCCATTGCGGATCAGCCCTACGCCGCTGTAGTGAATGTGATCGGATTCGACGGCCTGCTGGCCGATCTGGCCTTCCGGATGAAGGCCGCTGCCATCGTGCGAGGCCTGAGAGCCGTATCTGATTTTGAAAATGAGTTTCAGATGGCCCTGATGAACCGAAAACTGGCCCGCTCGGTTGAGACAGTGTTTTTGATGCCTGCCCTGTCCTGGGTCTATCTATCGTCAACAATGGTGAAGGACGTAGCGGTGCACGGCGGCGACGTCGGTGAGTTGGTACCGCCGACAACCAACCAGGAGATATTGAAAAAGTTTCCAAAAGCGAAGGCGTGA
- a CDS encoding C25 family cysteine peptidase, with translation MKRYPTPVSFCAVLLTGLLVVLLSGSVDAGNLTVTIEAGDYLVRQAGDGHHTIDVEGFGYLLTPGTPKLPARTFMIALPPGASVVSVATQAHSTVGLPGTFRVAATPPIMVPSADPTKQSESLQQWQSTRDQVYTSDNTYPGRIGDYLGEGALRQYRFAKVRFCPFTYNPLSGRLTYTPSLTVSIDYDLTGSARPIVDAKAEARASRLLVNYDHAKQWYHVDKQGDMPTELYDLVIITSDELVSTLDAFVAWKEQIGFSVNVVTTTWIYDNYSGADNAEQVRNFLIDKYAQWGIEYVMLAGNFDVVPMRICYPDSANHGHDPDFCMPTDMYYADLSGDWDSDGDGYHGEYGQDNVDFVPEVYVGRIPWNQAGQMDSILQKLVNFENDTGVWKNRALLMGAFAWFEGQNHNPLYPRTDFADLSEFIKNDIVSTWTTTLMYEKSGVDTSYFPCDFPLTSANVVNDWSTGQYGVVSWGGHGSYGACWRTVWGWDDGDGVPEYEPPELYSEYFISNSEALALDNNYAGIVWSTACNTGVPEYVGLGRALMLSGAVGFLGSSRVAYAIGGWADKDDGLVATMNYYYYHYLLNEGLKVGEALGATGELYYANFMGDHVAHYHDLFCYNLYGDPSMTYQGLSYVCVDTDGDGFGDAGHPENMCDEDNCPDVFNDDQMDTDMDGVGDACCCALRGDFDHGTKGLVDISDLVCVVDFMFNGGPGPGCPIEGDIDGDSGEVTDIGDLVYLVDFMFNSGPTPPPCP, from the coding sequence ATGAAAAGGTATCCAACCCCCGTGAGTTTCTGCGCTGTTTTACTCACCGGACTACTAGTGGTCTTGCTCTCCGGGTCAGTCGATGCAGGTAATCTGACCGTCACAATCGAAGCCGGTGATTATCTGGTCAGACAGGCGGGCGACGGTCACCATACAATCGATGTTGAAGGATTTGGGTATCTTCTGACACCCGGCACACCCAAGCTGCCGGCCAGGACTTTCATGATTGCCCTGCCGCCGGGTGCGTCGGTGGTATCAGTGGCGACACAGGCCCATAGCACGGTAGGGTTGCCGGGAACGTTCAGGGTTGCGGCCACACCGCCAATAATGGTTCCCAGTGCCGACCCCACAAAACAAAGCGAGTCACTCCAACAGTGGCAGAGCACGCGCGATCAAGTCTACACTTCGGATAATACCTACCCCGGCCGGATCGGCGATTACCTCGGGGAGGGCGCTCTCAGGCAGTACCGGTTTGCAAAAGTCAGGTTCTGTCCGTTCACCTACAACCCGCTGTCCGGACGCCTGACATACACCCCTTCGCTAACTGTTTCCATTGATTACGACCTGACAGGCTCGGCCCGACCGATCGTCGATGCCAAGGCCGAGGCGCGAGCCTCGCGGTTGCTCGTAAACTATGACCATGCAAAACAATGGTATCATGTCGATAAGCAAGGCGACATGCCTACCGAGTTGTACGACCTCGTAATAATAACCTCCGACGAATTGGTCTCAACCCTGGATGCATTTGTCGCCTGGAAAGAGCAAATCGGTTTCAGTGTTAACGTGGTCACGACAACATGGATATATGACAACTACTCGGGCGCAGACAACGCCGAACAAGTCAGAAACTTTCTCATCGACAAATATGCCCAGTGGGGGATCGAGTATGTCATGCTGGCCGGCAACTTTGATGTTGTGCCGATGCGCATCTGCTACCCGGATAGCGCCAACCACGGCCATGACCCTGATTTCTGCATGCCGACCGACATGTACTATGCCGACCTGAGCGGCGACTGGGATTCCGACGGTGACGGCTATCACGGTGAGTACGGCCAGGACAATGTCGACTTTGTCCCCGAAGTTTATGTGGGACGTATCCCCTGGAATCAAGCCGGGCAGATGGATAGCATACTTCAGAAACTGGTCAACTTCGAAAACGACACCGGCGTCTGGAAAAATCGTGCTCTTCTGATGGGTGCATTCGCCTGGTTTGAGGGTCAGAATCATAATCCGCTATACCCCCGTACCGACTTTGCCGACCTGTCCGAGTTCATCAAAAACGATATAGTCTCAACCTGGACAACCACCCTTATGTATGAAAAGTCCGGGGTGGATACTTCGTACTTCCCGTGCGACTTTCCTCTGACCTCAGCCAATGTTGTCAATGATTGGTCGACCGGGCAGTACGGTGTCGTCAGTTGGGGCGGCCATGGAAGTTATGGCGCTTGCTGGCGCACCGTTTGGGGCTGGGATGACGGCGACGGTGTCCCCGAGTACGAACCACCCGAGTTGTACAGTGAGTATTTCATTTCAAACAGTGAAGCCTTGGCTCTGGACAACAATTATGCCGGGATCGTATGGTCGACCGCTTGCAATACCGGTGTGCCGGAGTATGTCGGCCTCGGTCGGGCGCTGATGCTCAGTGGCGCCGTCGGCTTCCTTGGTTCCAGTCGGGTGGCCTATGCCATTGGCGGATGGGCCGACAAAGACGATGGTCTGGTAGCAACAATGAACTACTACTACTATCATTATCTGTTGAACGAAGGTCTCAAAGTGGGTGAGGCGCTCGGCGCCACTGGAGAGTTGTACTACGCCAATTTCATGGGTGATCATGTCGCCCACTACCACGACCTGTTTTGTTACAACCTGTATGGCGATCCCTCGATGACCTATCAGGGTCTGTCTTATGTCTGTGTCGACACCGACGGCGATGGATTCGGCGATGCCGGCCATCCGGAAAACATGTGCGATGAAGACAACTGCCCCGACGTGTTTAACGACGACCAGATGGACACCGATATGGATGGTGTCGGTGATGCCTGCTGCTGCGCTTTGCGTGGTGATTTCGATCACGGCACCAAGGGATTGGTCGACATCTCTGATCTGGTGTGCGTAGTCGACTTCATGTTCAACGGTGGGCCCGGACCGGGTTGTCCCATCGAAGGCGATATCGACGGCGACTCAGGCGAAGTGACAGATATCGGTGACCTGGTATATCTGGTTGACTTCATGTTTAACTCAGGGCCGACGCCGCCCCCTTGTCCGTAA
- a CDS encoding cupin domain-containing protein: MHHEIKSINLAERLASFDETWVPKIVGELNDQYVKVVKFVGEYVWHQHDEQDELFLVLHGSMKLELEDKSIELTAGELVIVPRQVRHRPVADELCEVLLFEPVSTRNTGDVDHPYTIEPDDLEAI; encoded by the coding sequence ATGCATCATGAAATCAAGAGTATAAACTTAGCCGAACGTCTGGCCTCATTCGACGAAACCTGGGTCCCTAAAATTGTCGGCGAACTAAACGACCAGTATGTCAAAGTGGTGAAGTTCGTCGGCGAGTATGTGTGGCATCAGCATGATGAACAGGATGAACTTTTTCTGGTGCTGCACGGCTCCATGAAACTCGAACTGGAAGATAAATCGATTGAACTGACCGCGGGGGAGTTGGTTATTGTCCCGCGCCAGGTTCGGCACCGGCCGGTCGCGGATGAATTGTGCGAAGTTTTGCTTTTCGAGCCTGTGAGTACCCGCAACACCGGCGACGTAGACCATCCATACACTATCGAGCCGGACGACCTCGAAGCCATTTAG
- a CDS encoding outer membrane lipoprotein-sorting protein, with product MTHAKNMITVLIVASTIAITASAEVTPTTDAEVRRIIEEIDQLYRSESSRAVFEMEIVTPHWQRTLKMEAWSLGTERTLIRINSPKKEKGVGTLRVDNEMWNYLPKTNKVIKVPPSMMMSSWMGSDFTNDDLVQEFSLFEDYSYELVTPDSAREDLIYINCVPREDLPIVWGNIVIAATRKEYLPVWQRYYDESGRLMRTENFSEIRTFSGRRIPSVMEMVPQSKEGHKTVIRYLELELDLELDSARFSLRDLRNPN from the coding sequence GTGACGCACGCAAAAAACATGATTACCGTCTTGATCGTCGCCTCGACCATTGCGATAACTGCTTCAGCCGAAGTGACGCCCACTACCGACGCCGAGGTCAGAAGGATCATCGAGGAGATAGATCAATTGTACCGGTCTGAATCAAGCCGCGCCGTCTTCGAGATGGAGATTGTCACGCCGCATTGGCAACGAACCCTGAAGATGGAAGCCTGGAGTCTCGGCACCGAAAGAACCTTGATACGCATCAACTCACCCAAAAAGGAAAAAGGGGTGGGGACACTCAGAGTCGATAACGAGATGTGGAACTATCTACCCAAGACCAACAAGGTCATAAAGGTGCCTCCTTCTATGATGATGAGTTCATGGATGGGTTCTGATTTTACCAACGACGACCTGGTGCAGGAGTTTTCGTTGTTCGAGGATTACAGCTATGAACTGGTCACGCCGGACAGCGCCCGCGAGGACTTGATCTATATCAACTGTGTGCCTCGCGAGGACCTGCCTATAGTATGGGGAAATATCGTCATCGCAGCCACGCGCAAGGAATACCTGCCGGTCTGGCAACGTTACTACGATGAAAGCGGACGATTGATGAGAACAGAAAACTTCTCTGAAATACGCACTTTTTCGGGACGCCGGATTCCATCGGTAATGGAGATGGTACCTCAGAGCAAGGAGGGGCACAAGACGGTGATCAGGTATCTCGAACTGGAACTTGATCTGGAATTGGACAGCGCCCGGTTTTCGTTGAGAGACCTTCGCAATCCCAACTGA
- a CDS encoding HD domain-containing protein, which produces MSEPKLSAPTAWPATDKDDQKFIPIYLDCLRVDSILDFDLYLKVNTGLVLYRSADLPFTDRTRQRLMENNVDRLYVKGENKEHYQRYIEQNLDKVLVDPAIPETKKANILYETSKGLVKDIFANPTYGDNVQRSQDLVNTTVGYILRGQEAFHNLLKITSFDYYTYTHSVNVCTFSLALAQQMGKRDEQFLHELGVGALLHDLGKSKISERIINKRSALSPYEFEIMKKHPRWGVDILEDDNNLPASAIHPVLQHHERGDRSGYPSGISLTEMHVFSRIVAIADTFDAMTTERVYQKAVDSFPCLKIMFSLKGAYDQNMLRSFAELMGPTGLLEI; this is translated from the coding sequence GTGTCGGAACCAAAACTATCAGCCCCCACCGCCTGGCCGGCCACCGATAAGGATGACCAGAAGTTTATCCCAATCTACCTGGACTGCCTGCGAGTCGATTCGATTTTGGATTTTGACCTCTACCTGAAAGTCAACACCGGCCTGGTGCTCTATCGATCAGCCGACCTTCCATTCACCGACCGTACGCGCCAACGGCTGATGGAAAACAATGTCGATCGGCTCTATGTCAAAGGTGAGAACAAAGAGCATTACCAGCGCTATATCGAGCAGAATCTGGACAAGGTGCTGGTCGACCCGGCCATACCCGAGACGAAAAAGGCCAACATCCTGTATGAGACCTCCAAGGGGTTGGTCAAAGATATCTTCGCCAATCCCACCTACGGCGACAACGTGCAGAGGTCGCAGGATTTGGTCAACACCACCGTCGGATATATTTTGCGCGGACAGGAAGCCTTTCACAACCTGTTGAAAATCACGTCGTTCGATTACTATACCTACACCCACTCGGTCAATGTCTGCACTTTTTCGCTGGCCCTGGCCCAACAAATGGGTAAACGCGACGAACAGTTCCTGCACGAATTGGGCGTGGGAGCGCTGTTGCATGACCTGGGAAAATCGAAGATTTCCGAACGGATAATCAACAAACGCTCGGCTCTGAGTCCCTACGAGTTCGAGATCATGAAAAAGCACCCCCGATGGGGCGTTGATATCCTCGAAGATGATAACAACCTTCCGGCCAGCGCAATCCACCCGGTGTTGCAGCATCACGAGCGAGGTGACCGCTCAGGTTATCCCTCCGGGATCAGCCTCACCGAGATGCACGTCTTCTCACGGATCGTAGCTATCGCCGACACTTTCGATGCCATGACCACCGAGCGGGTCTATCAGAAAGCTGTCGACAGTTTCCCCTGTCTGAAAATCATGTTCTCGCTCAAAGGGGCGTATGATCAGAATATGTTAAGGTCATTCGCCGAACTGATGGGCCCCACCGGCCTGCTCGAAATCTGA
- a CDS encoding helix-hairpin-helix domain-containing protein — MAILSGASMSNRRYLANKMNRFFDFTHRQITFVALLSGTALVLGGYLFIRTHAWPTGDTPRLPVIVSDGSSVYTGTFVLDPNTAPVDSLELIPRVGPSMADAIVMCRDTLRFESLEDLLNVHGIGEKTLEHIRPYLKVVAP; from the coding sequence TTGGCTATACTGTCCGGCGCATCGATGTCAAACCGGAGGTACCTGGCAAACAAGATGAATCGGTTTTTCGATTTCACCCACAGACAGATAACTTTTGTAGCCCTCCTCAGTGGAACCGCGCTGGTACTGGGTGGCTACCTGTTTATACGGACCCATGCCTGGCCGACGGGCGACACGCCTCGCCTGCCGGTGATAGTATCTGATGGATCATCTGTGTACACGGGAACGTTCGTGCTGGACCCAAATACTGCGCCGGTCGATTCATTGGAGCTTATACCTCGGGTTGGTCCTTCGATGGCCGACGCGATTGTTATGTGTCGTGATACGCTGAGATTCGAAAGTTTAGAGGATCTCCTCAACGTCCACGGTATCGGAGAGAAAACACTGGAGCACATACGGCCCTACTTGAAAGTGGTGGCACCATGA
- a CDS encoding TetR/AcrR family transcriptional regulator, with translation MSPKVVDKPAKRIEILRSAMAVCARRGVHNFKMIDIANSAGVGKGTLYEYFTDKEDLVSGCFDLFLDDYDVFLRARLAGIVDPVTKLEVMVKASFEFFVKNRESLDILFDFWAASVRSHKGQPLMSGGSEGYSHVIDEVGGMIREGIKKGVFRPVDPKLAANMLLALLDGLWLQSVMGLIKINSRSLPQKISRMFLEGILK, from the coding sequence ATGAGTCCCAAAGTTGTCGACAAACCGGCCAAACGAATAGAGATTCTCAGAAGTGCCATGGCCGTCTGCGCCCGACGCGGCGTACACAATTTCAAGATGATCGACATTGCCAACTCAGCCGGTGTCGGCAAGGGAACGCTCTACGAGTATTTCACCGACAAGGAGGACCTGGTCTCAGGTTGTTTTGATCTCTTTCTGGACGATTACGACGTTTTTCTGCGTGCCCGCCTGGCCGGCATTGTTGATCCCGTGACCAAACTGGAGGTCATGGTCAAGGCCAGTTTTGAGTTCTTTGTGAAGAATCGTGAAAGCCTGGACATCTTGTTTGATTTTTGGGCGGCCAGTGTTCGTTCGCATAAAGGCCAGCCGCTCATGTCCGGCGGCAGCGAAGGCTACTCGCACGTAATCGACGAGGTGGGCGGCATGATTCGCGAAGGGATCAAAAAAGGTGTCTTCAGACCGGTGGACCCTAAACTGGCCGCTAATATGTTACTGGCGCTCCTGGACGGGCTCTGGCTTCAATCGGTGATGGGTCTTATCAAAATCAACAGCCGCAGCCTGCCGCAGAAAATCAGCCGGATGTTCTTGGAGGGAATACTGAAGTGA
- a CDS encoding FtsX-like permease family protein, whose product MLIFKIAFRNCLRQKRRTTLTVLTMLGGFVLASVSIAWSDGSYDYVINMFTRHEMGHIQIHRQGYLDRPTLYQTIDDYESLGAAFEQAENVQFWTPRLFSSGLASVAGKSSGVKIIGVDPVRENSATSFDRKVTKGKSLAKVPSHQALLSEALAQTLKAGIGDEVVIVSQAADGSIANDLYQIVGLTESGDAITDRTSLYLHIEDAQELLVLENRAHEIAVVVEDLDGLDEVAVVIAESIDRPELDVATWQVFAKSFYTAMQADQKGTWISLFVIILVVSVGVLNTVLMTVLERTREYGVLRAVGTAGGQVVQMVIYEVLVMAVVSVIIGSGIAYGVNYFLSIEGIPLPTPLTFGGIVFDRMFTIVNVRSFVIPAVTVFLSAMVTSIFPAGMAARTAPAKAMRSE is encoded by the coding sequence GTGCTGATCTTTAAGATAGCCTTCCGAAACTGCCTGCGCCAAAAGCGCCGAACGACACTGACCGTGTTGACCATGCTCGGTGGTTTTGTTTTGGCCTCAGTGTCGATTGCCTGGTCGGACGGCAGCTATGACTATGTTATCAACATGTTCACTCGTCATGAGATGGGTCACATCCAGATCCACCGCCAGGGATACCTCGACCGTCCTACCTTGTATCAGACAATCGATGATTACGAGTCGCTCGGCGCGGCATTCGAACAGGCAGAAAACGTACAGTTCTGGACACCCCGTCTTTTCTCAAGCGGGCTGGCCTCGGTTGCCGGAAAGAGCTCCGGAGTGAAGATCATCGGAGTCGACCCAGTCCGTGAAAACAGCGCCACCAGCTTCGACCGTAAAGTCACAAAAGGAAAGAGCCTGGCCAAGGTACCGTCGCACCAGGCTCTTCTGTCCGAGGCCTTGGCTCAAACGTTGAAGGCCGGTATCGGTGACGAGGTTGTCATCGTATCGCAAGCGGCCGACGGTTCTATCGCCAACGATCTCTATCAAATTGTCGGTCTGACCGAAAGCGGCGATGCCATCACCGACCGGACATCGTTGTACTTGCACATAGAAGATGCTCAGGAGCTATTGGTGCTTGAGAACCGGGCCCATGAAATAGCGGTCGTGGTAGAGGATTTGGACGGCCTGGACGAAGTCGCGGTGGTTATTGCGGAGAGTATTGATCGACCGGAGTTGGACGTGGCCACCTGGCAGGTGTTTGCCAAGTCGTTCTATACGGCTATGCAGGCGGACCAGAAAGGGACCTGGATTTCGTTGTTCGTGATCATTCTGGTCGTATCGGTCGGCGTACTTAACACCGTCCTGATGACGGTTCTTGAACGGACTCGTGAGTACGGTGTTCTGCGGGCGGTCGGCACCGCCGGGGGACAGGTGGTGCAGATGGTGATTTACGAAGTGCTGGTGATGGCGGTGGTAAGTGTGATCATCGGAAGTGGGATAGCATACGGTGTAAACTACTTTTTGTCAATCGAAGGGATACCTCTGCCGACACCGCTCACTTTTGGAGGAATCGTTTTTGATCGCATGTTTACAATCGTGAACGTTCGCAGTTTCGTAATCCCGGCCGTAACGGTTTTTTTGTCGGCGATGGTTACATCGATCTTTCCGGCCGGTATGGCGGCTCGAACAGCACCGGCTAAAGCCATGAGAAGCGAGTAG
- a CDS encoding ABC transporter permease, producing MRLYLKLAWRNIFRNKRRTFIAGTAIGIGLASLILVDAISLGMEENMLHSATASFMGEGQIHGEGFRSSFEMESCVIDAASVMTNLSEEPIVARFTPRLLSYAMISSPANVTGVSMVGIDPNTEPGLSQIDEAVVEGTYLTPDGRRELVIGDKLAELMEVSLGDRVVLTTSQAHGGDLAQEMFRVTGIFHFNIDAMDRAMVFTRLNVAQRMLNLEGDIHEIALKFVDGSGGADLDSFWEKYSKNGNEAVGWATLLPQLKMVFEFSDFSILLVGIILFSVVALGIVNTLFMSLYERMFEFGVMRAVGTRPFVMGRLVVFEAGALAAVSCLLGTILGWVVTYAFAQTGIDYTGIEYAGVTFRELLYPVIQLEQYIQYPIAVFIFTIIIGIYPAWYAARMNAARAMRRSF from the coding sequence GTGCGCTTGTATCTGAAACTGGCCTGGCGTAACATCTTTCGCAATAAACGCCGCACGTTTATCGCAGGCACCGCCATCGGCATCGGCCTGGCGTCGCTGATACTGGTCGATGCTATCAGTCTGGGCATGGAAGAAAACATGCTTCACTCGGCCACGGCATCGTTCATGGGCGAGGGACAGATTCATGGTGAGGGTTTCCGGTCGAGCTTTGAAATGGAAAGCTGTGTGATTGATGCAGCGTCGGTCATGACAAATCTGTCCGAGGAACCGATCGTGGCGCGGTTTACGCCCCGCCTGTTATCCTACGCCATGATCTCATCACCGGCCAATGTCACCGGAGTCAGCATGGTGGGCATCGACCCGAACACAGAGCCGGGACTGTCACAGATAGACGAAGCCGTCGTCGAAGGAACCTATCTGACACCGGACGGTCGTCGTGAATTGGTCATCGGCGACAAATTGGCCGAACTAATGGAAGTCTCCCTGGGCGACCGCGTGGTACTGACCACGTCACAAGCGCACGGCGGTGATCTGGCGCAGGAGATGTTTCGGGTTACGGGTATCTTTCACTTTAACATAGATGCTATGGATCGGGCCATGGTGTTCACCCGGCTGAATGTGGCACAGCGAATGCTGAATCTTGAGGGTGACATTCATGAGATCGCTCTCAAATTTGTCGATGGATCGGGCGGCGCAGATTTGGACTCGTTTTGGGAAAAGTACTCAAAAAATGGTAACGAGGCGGTCGGCTGGGCGACATTGCTGCCGCAACTGAAGATGGTCTTCGAGTTTTCCGATTTCAGTATTCTCCTGGTGGGTATCATACTCTTTTCAGTGGTGGCGCTGGGCATCGTCAACACGCTGTTCATGTCGCTGTATGAGCGCATGTTTGAATTCGGCGTCATGCGTGCGGTAGGCACTCGTCCGTTCGTTATGGGACGGCTTGTGGTTTTCGAAGCCGGTGCCCTGGCCGCGGTGAGTTGCCTGCTGGGAACCATCCTGGGTTGGGTCGTAACCTACGCTTTCGCCCAAACCGGTATAGACTACACCGGGATCGAATACGCCGGGGTTACCTTTCGTGAATTGCTGTACCCGGTTATTCAGTTGGAGCAATACATTCAGTATCCAATAGCGGTTTTCA